A section of the Streptomyces sp. Je 1-369 genome encodes:
- a CDS encoding MurR/RpiR family transcriptional regulator, translating into MSDSPAARLQVLFEGHRLTPTQRRIAHCMVRRAADAPFLSSVELAELAGVSQPSVTRFAVALGFDGYPALRRHLRDVAPAEESGATAANEYQQAVDAEIENLRHLAEVLADPEPVERAGRLLAASRPLPVLGLRAAASQAYGFSYFAAKVHPEVRLLDEGGTMLADRVDAAVRAGASALLCFALPRHPREVVDALAYAQSAGLTVVTVADSAFAPVAAHSDLLLPAAVGTGLAFDTACAPMLLGRVLLEAMCDHLPDAQARLEEFDVRAAARGLFVE; encoded by the coding sequence ATGAGTGACAGCCCTGCCGCGCGACTGCAAGTGCTCTTCGAGGGCCACCGGCTCACACCCACCCAGCGGCGCATCGCGCACTGCATGGTGCGCAGGGCCGCCGACGCGCCCTTCCTCTCCAGCGTGGAGCTCGCCGAACTCGCCGGTGTCAGCCAGCCGTCGGTCACCCGCTTCGCGGTCGCCCTCGGCTTCGACGGCTATCCGGCGCTGCGCAGGCACCTGCGGGACGTGGCGCCCGCGGAGGAGTCGGGGGCGACGGCCGCCAACGAGTACCAGCAGGCGGTCGACGCGGAGATCGAGAACCTCAGGCACCTGGCGGAGGTCCTCGCCGACCCGGAGCCGGTCGAGCGCGCGGGACGGCTCCTCGCCGCGTCCCGGCCCCTGCCCGTCCTCGGGCTGCGGGCCGCCGCGTCGCAGGCGTACGGCTTCTCGTACTTCGCGGCGAAGGTCCACCCCGAGGTGCGTCTCCTCGACGAGGGCGGCACGATGCTCGCCGACCGCGTCGACGCGGCGGTCCGCGCCGGTGCCTCGGCCCTCCTCTGCTTCGCCCTGCCCCGCCACCCCCGCGAGGTCGTCGACGCCCTCGCCTACGCCCAGTCGGCGGGCCTCACCGTCGTCACCGTCGCCGACTCGGCCTTCGCCCCCGTAGCCGCCCACTCCGACCTCCTCCTCCCCGCGGCCGTCGGCACGGGCCTCGCCTTCGACACGGCCTGCGCCCCGATGCTGCTCGGCCGCGTCCTCCTGGAGGCCATGTGCGACCACCTCCCCGACGCACAGGCGCGCCTGGAGGAGTTCGACGTA
- a CDS encoding aromatic amino acid ammonia-lyase, protein MGKTERPVEEVLRVKSSRIADTAANDRKAVVVLDGRGMMVADVVRLAESDARPVPATDGMKRAEDSWNAAREIAAWGRVYGRSTGVGANRNEDVPTEAAADHGLRLLRSHAGAIGAELPARQVRAMLAVRANQLLAGGAGLRPSVVTALCEALETGAHPTVNEFGSVGTGDIAALSQMGLALAGEHPWQGAGRPPEAQPLDNNDALALISSNALTLGQSALALHELRGLIGATQVVAALSLMAVDGSYEAYALPVHEARRHPGSYAVAERMRRLLGAPDRPTPPLGRIQDPYGFRCVPQIHGPAHDAADALEDVLTVEINAAAENPLISPEDLAAYHHGGFYLAQLALALDHFRLAVTQAARLSTSRLSTLNEPAFTRLRPFLADGEPASSGVMILEYAAGAALGDLRAYSAPASLGHAVLSRGVEEQASFASLAARQTLRACEAYRMVVGCELVAAVRALRQRDMRLDPDTPLARAFGLADSVLEAEFADRPLTDDVTAAAGLLDRFTTVWSELGAGTAVGTTVGTTAGTDIMRGTA, encoded by the coding sequence ATGGGCAAGACGGAACGTCCGGTTGAGGAGGTTTTACGAGTGAAGTCGTCTCGTATCGCGGACACCGCGGCCAACGACAGAAAAGCGGTCGTCGTCCTCGACGGCCGGGGAATGATGGTCGCAGACGTCGTACGTCTGGCCGAATCCGATGCCCGGCCCGTCCCCGCGACCGACGGAATGAAGCGCGCCGAGGACTCCTGGAACGCCGCCAGGGAGATCGCCGCCTGGGGCCGCGTCTACGGCCGCTCCACCGGCGTCGGCGCCAACCGGAACGAGGACGTGCCCACCGAGGCCGCCGCCGACCACGGCCTGCGACTGCTCCGCTCGCACGCCGGAGCCATCGGCGCCGAACTGCCCGCACGGCAGGTCCGCGCGATGCTCGCCGTTCGCGCTAACCAGCTCCTCGCGGGCGGCGCCGGACTGCGCCCCAGCGTCGTCACGGCGCTCTGCGAGGCCCTGGAGACCGGCGCCCACCCCACCGTCAACGAGTTCGGCTCGGTCGGCACCGGCGACATCGCGGCTCTCAGTCAGATGGGCCTCGCGCTCGCCGGTGAGCATCCGTGGCAGGGCGCCGGGAGGCCCCCGGAAGCTCAGCCGCTCGACAACAATGACGCCCTCGCCCTGATCAGCAGCAACGCCCTCACCCTCGGCCAGTCCGCGCTCGCCCTGCACGAACTGCGCGGCCTGATCGGCGCCACGCAGGTGGTCGCTGCGCTGTCGCTGATGGCGGTCGACGGGTCGTACGAGGCGTACGCGCTGCCCGTGCACGAGGCGCGGCGCCACCCCGGCTCGTACGCGGTCGCCGAGCGCATGCGCCGTTTGCTGGGCGCCCCCGATCGACCCACTCCGCCCCTGGGCCGCATCCAGGACCCCTACGGCTTCCGGTGCGTGCCGCAGATCCACGGTCCCGCGCACGACGCGGCGGACGCCCTGGAGGATGTCCTGACCGTCGAGATCAACGCGGCCGCGGAGAACCCGCTGATCTCGCCCGAGGACCTGGCCGCGTACCACCACGGCGGCTTCTATCTGGCCCAACTCGCCCTAGCGCTCGACCACTTCAGGCTCGCCGTGACCCAGGCGGCCCGCCTCTCCACCTCCCGTCTCTCCACCCTCAACGAACCCGCCTTCACCCGCCTGCGCCCCTTCCTCGCGGACGGCGAACCGGCCTCGTCCGGCGTCATGATCCTCGAATACGCGGCCGGCGCCGCCCTCGGTGACCTGCGCGCCTACTCCGCCCCCGCCTCCCTCGGCCACGCCGTGCTCTCCCGTGGCGTCGAGGAACAGGCGAGCTTCGCCTCGCTCGCCGCCCGCCAGACCCTGCGCGCCTGCGAGGCTTACCGCATGGTCGTGGGATGCGAACTGGTGGCCGCCGTGCGGGCGTTGCGGCAACGGGACATGCGACTCGATCCGGACACACCGCTCGCACGCGCCTTCGGACTCGCCGACTCCGTTCTGGAAGCGGAGTTCGCGGACCGGCCGCTGACGGATGATGTGACGGCGGCGGCGGGCCTGCTCGACCGGTTCACCACGGTGTGGTCGGAACTCGGCGCAGGGACGGCCGTCGGAACGACCGTCGGAACGACAGCGGGTACGGACATCATGAGGGGGACGGCATGA
- a CDS encoding ABC transporter permease: MTVDWSWIRDHTDDLTTLTLSHLQAALSAVALGLLISLPLAVLAHRVRPLRGLLLGLSNVLFTIPSIAVFVLLLPVSGLTRTTTVIGLTIYTLVVLLRNTVEGLDSVPAKTKEAAKAMGTRPLRTLLTVELPLALPVIMAGVRIATVMSISLVSVATYIGDGGLGQLFTDGFQRNFPTPVIVGVVLTLLLALVADALLVTLQYVLTPWTRRRRSA; the protein is encoded by the coding sequence GTGACCGTCGACTGGTCGTGGATACGCGACCACACCGACGACCTCACCACCCTCACCCTCTCCCACCTCCAGGCCGCCCTCTCCGCCGTAGCCCTGGGGCTACTGATCTCGCTCCCACTCGCCGTCCTCGCCCACCGCGTCCGCCCCCTCCGCGGTCTCCTCCTGGGCCTCTCCAACGTCCTCTTCACCATCCCCTCCATCGCCGTCTTCGTCCTGCTCCTCCCCGTCAGCGGCCTCACCCGCACCACCACCGTCATCGGCCTGACGATCTACACCCTCGTCGTGCTCCTCCGGAACACCGTCGAGGGACTCGACTCCGTCCCGGCGAAGACGAAGGAAGCGGCCAAGGCCATGGGCACCCGCCCCCTCCGCACGCTGCTCACCGTCGAACTCCCCCTCGCCCTCCCCGTGATCATGGCGGGCGTAAGGATCGCCACGGTCATGTCGATCTCGCTCGTCTCCGTGGCGACGTACATCGGCGACGGCGGCCTCGGCCAGCTCTTCACCGACGGGTTCCAGCGCAACTTCCCCACCCCCGTGATCGTCGGCGTGGTCCTCACACTGCTGCTCGCGCTCGTCGCGGACGCACTGCTCGTCACGCTCCAGTACGTCCTGACGCCCTGGACCCGCCGCCGGAGGAGCGCCTGA
- a CDS encoding ABC transporter permease: protein MYELFKDLGAWLVSGDQWTGPDGIGHRLAEHLQYSLLATLIAAAIALPVGLLIGHTGRGAFIAINLSSFGRALPTVGLVVLVFLASGLSMTPVYIALVALAVPSIVTNTYAGMTAVDPEVRDAARGQGMRAHQVLLHVELPLALPLIMTGLRLALIQVVATATIAAYVSFGGLGRYVFDGLAQRDLVQVLGGAVLVAFVAVVLDLALASLQRALFRHRPAQQA from the coding sequence ATGTACGAACTCTTCAAGGACCTCGGCGCGTGGCTGGTCAGCGGCGACCAGTGGACCGGCCCCGACGGCATCGGGCACCGGCTCGCCGAGCACCTCCAGTACTCGCTGCTCGCCACCCTCATCGCCGCCGCCATCGCCCTGCCGGTCGGCCTCCTCATCGGACACACCGGACGCGGCGCGTTCATCGCCATCAACCTGTCCTCGTTCGGCCGCGCCCTGCCCACCGTCGGACTGGTCGTCCTGGTCTTCCTGGCGAGCGGCCTCTCCATGACACCCGTCTACATCGCGCTCGTCGCGCTCGCCGTCCCCTCCATCGTCACCAACACGTACGCGGGCATGACCGCCGTCGACCCCGAGGTGCGGGACGCGGCGCGCGGCCAGGGCATGCGGGCCCACCAGGTGCTGCTGCACGTCGAGTTGCCGCTCGCGCTGCCGCTGATCATGACCGGGCTCCGGCTCGCGCTGATCCAGGTCGTCGCGACGGCGACCATCGCCGCGTACGTCTCGTTCGGCGGCCTCGGCCGGTACGTGTTCGACGGCCTCGCCCAGCGCGACCTCGTCCAGGTGCTCGGCGGCGCCGTACTCGTGGCCTTCGTCGCCGTCGTACTCGACCTCGCGCTCGCGTCCCTGCAACGCGCCCTCTTCCGCCACCGCCCGGCCCAACAGGCTTAG